Proteins encoded together in one Impatiens glandulifera chromosome 1, dImpGla2.1, whole genome shotgun sequence window:
- the LOC124921594 gene encoding F-box protein At2g27310-like, with translation MDVVKAIPYSITTTTIPNDLIFNHILPHLDGVTLATVSSSSRQLHSLSSHDHLWRDLCHRTWPSTAHPLLQQLISTFPSGHTMFYADSYPALIHRRPPPSTHLIRRHPQTHFLISAVDIQFGQETLFSKVESIDTESKYFLYSEFLVTVLGFKERVTVSAESENWEEGDHEAEKILGENLKLSWIIIDPESKRSGSVSTQKPVSVNRHWLTGEVELEYSTVFAAGNRGELVKCAVVVTCGGGGKGGRWHVKEVSMKMEDIDGKMMKGKECMEILQDALERGERKGDEEERKKGFNEYMEMVMKRKEKNQRKDGLLDLAAISFFLTIFIIFFLCFLHFSLLKY, from the coding sequence ATGGATGTTGTTAAGGCAATACCTTATTcaatcaccaccaccaccatcccAAATGATCTAATCTTCAATCATATTCTCCCCCATCTAGACGGCGTCACTCTAGCCACCGTCAGTTCCTCCTCACGCCAACTCCACTCTCTCTCCTCTCACGACCACCTCTGGCGTGACCTATGTCACCGGACATGGCCATCCACCGCCCACCCATTACTCCAACAACTCATTTCCACCTTCCCTTCCGGCCACACCATGTTTTACGCCGATTCATACCCCGCCCTAATCCACCGCCGCCCACCGCCGTCAACTCATCTAATCCGCCGCCATCCACAAACCCACTTTCTTATATCCGCCGTAGACATCCAGTTTGGACAAGAAACGTTATTCTCCAAAGTTGAATCCATTGATACAGAGAGTAAATACTTTCTTTATTCTGAATTTCTCGTCACTGTTTTGGGTTTCAAAGAAAGAGTCACAGTTTCTGCAGAATCGGAAAACTGGGAGGAGGGAGATCACGAAGCGGAGAAGATATTGGGGGAGAATCTGAAACTGAGTTGGATCATAATTGACCCGGAGAGTAAAAGGTCGGGTTCAGTTTCTACCCAGAAACCCGTATCAGTGAATCGTCACTGGCTGACCGGAGAAGTGGAGCTTGAGTATTCGACGGTGTTCGCCGCCGGGAACAGAGGGGAGTTGGTGAAATGTGCGGTGGTGGTCACGTGCGGAGGAGGAGGGAAAGGAGGGAGGTGGCACGTGAAGGAAGTGAGTATGAAAATGGAGGATATTGATGGGAAGATGATGAAAGGGAAAGAATGTATGGAAATTTTGCAAGATGCTttggagagaggagagagaaaaggagatgaagaagagagaaagaaagggTTTAATGAATACATGGAGATGGTGATGAAGAGAAAAGAGAAGAATCAAAGAAAAGATGGCCTTCTTGATTTGGCTGCTATATCTTTTTTCCTCACcattttcatcatcttcttcctctgtttcctTCATTTTTCTCTACTCAAATATTAA